From the genome of Streptomyces sp. S4.7:
CACGGCGTCGGTCTTGGCGAGCCCGCGCGGCCAGAGGCGGTCGACGAGCACCCGCGTGCCGTCGCCCGGCTCCGCCGCCTCGTAGACCCGCCGGATCCGTACCCCGTGTGCCGGCTTCTTCTCGGTCATGCGTCCCGTCCCGTCCGGTTCACTCGCTGGGAAACGTCTCGACGCGCGCGACATTCGGCGCCGACAATAGATGTCATGGGAAAGCACTACGAACGGATCGATGGCCGCATTCGCACCTTCATCGAACAACAGCCCCTGTTCTTCACCGCAACGGCCCCTCGCGCCGACGACGGGCATGTCAACCTCTCGCCCAAGGGCCGCTCGGGCAGCCTCGTCGTGCTGGACGAGTCGACGCTCGCGTATCTCGACTTCGGCGGCAGCGGCGCCGAGACCATCGCGCACCTGCGGGAGAACGGCCGCATCACGCTGATGTGGTGCGCGTTCACCGGGCCGCCGAAGATCCTGCGGGTGCACGGGCGCGGCGAGCCGGTCTTCCGCGACGACCCGCGCTGGGGCGGGTACATCGCACGGTTCGGGGACGCGGACGGGCCGAGCGCACGGGCGATCATCCTGGTCACCGCGGTACGGATCAGCGATTCCTGTGGATTCGCCGTCCCCTTCATGGACTACCGGGAGGAGCGCACCCAGCACGCGGAGCACTTCGGCAGGAAGTCGGACGACGAGTTCGCGGCGTACTGCGAGAAGAAGGAGTTCGTGGGCGTGAGCCTGGACGGCCTGCCCGCGCTGCCACTACCGCTCCCCGCGCGCACGGACACCCCCGCCGAGACCCTTGAACCCCGTACGGCCTAGGGTCTGTCGTTCGGATCAGGCCGGATCAGGGAGCGGGGTCCGGTGCGTGCGATCGCAACGCGGAGCGTTGGCGACCGACGACAACGCGGCACGCACGCCCGCCGCGTTGTCGGACTCGCCCGAGTACGCCCGGTACGGATGCGATCCTCCGTCTGGAGAGGCGGTCAAGTCGCGACCGGCATACGGTCCGAGCATGCGCGTCCTTCGCACGCTCGGCTCCGTCCTGCTCGCCGTCACCGCCACGGTCGCCGCGGGACCCGTCGTACCCTCGGACACCTCCGTGCCACTGCCCGAGCGGATGGCCGACACCGGCGGCGGCAGTCAGCTGATCACCGCCGAGGCCGCGACCACCGGCGCGACCACGGGCCGCGTCACCTGGTGGGACCGGCGCGGCGGGCGCTGGGTGGCGGCGGGGTCGGCGGACGCGCGGTTCGGCGCGGGCGGACTGGTCCGGGGCACCGAGCGCCGGCAGGGCACCTCGACCACACCCACCGGGCTCTACGACCTGCCCTACGCGTTCGGCATCCGGCCGGCGCCGAAGGGGACCCGTTACCCGTACCGCCCGGTGACCGACCGGTCCTGGTGGTGCCAGGACAACGACTCGCGCGCGTACAACCGGTGGGTCGAGGGCCTGCCGGCCGACTGCCGGGCCGGTGAGGCCGAGAAGCTGACCGACTTCGGCACGCAGTACGCCCACGCCCTGGTCATCGGCTTCAACTACGAGCGGCCCGTGCGCGGCCGGGGCGCCGCGATCTTCCTGCACGTCGACGGCAAGGGCGCGACGGCCGGTTGTGTCTCCGTGCCCGCCGGGGCGATGAGCCGCATCCTGGCGTGGGCCGACCCCGGGCGCTCACCGCACATCGCGGTGGGCACGGAGTCGGGGCGCACGGCGCTCACGAACTACTGACCCCCGCCGGCCCGGCTCCCCCGGTCAGCCGTCCTTCTGGGCCAGCCGCAGCAGATGGTCCGCGAGCGCCTGCCCGCCCGCCGGGTCGCGGCTGATCAGCAGCAGCGTGTCGTCGCCCGCGATGGTACCGAGGATCGGCCGGAGTTCGGCCTGGTCGATGGCCGAGGCGAGGAACTGGGCGGCGCCCGGCGGCGTACGGAGCACCACGAGATTGGCGGACGCCTCGGCGGAGATGAGCAGTTCGCCGGAGAGCCGGCGCATGCGCTCCTCCTTCGCGGACTCACCGAGCGGGGCGTGCGGGGTGCGGTAGCCGCCCTCGCTGGGGACCGCGTAGATCAGCTCGCCGCCGGTGTTGCGGATCTTCACGGCGCCCAGCTCGTCCAGATCGCGCGAGAGCGTCGCCTGCGTGACGCTCAGACCGTCGTCGGCGAGGAGCTTGGCGAGCTGGCTCTGGCTGCGGACCGGCTGCCGGTTGAGGATGTCCACGATCCGGCGGTGCCGCGCCGTGCGGGTCTGCGGGACGGACGGGCCGCTGTGCTCGGCCGCGCCGTTCCCGCCCTCGGCGCCGTGCGTGCCGTTGCCGTTGGTGCCGTTCGCTTCGATCCCGTTGTGCTCGGGTGCCTGCGCCTCGGTCATCGTCGTCTCATTCCCCGGATCGTCCGTCCCCGTCGGTCCCCTGTGCGGTGTCGAGGATGCCCGGCAGGGCCCGGAGGAACGTGTCCACCTCGTCGTCGCCGATGATCAGCGGTGGCATGAGCCGTACGACATCGGGAGCTGGCGCGTTCACCAGGAGACCGGCATCCTGAGCCGCCTGCTGCACCCGCGGCGCGAGGGACCCGGTGAGCACGATACCCAGCAGCAGCCCCGCGCCACGGACATGCGAGACCAGGGGGTGTCCGAGCGCCTCGATTCCGTCCCGCAGCCGCTCCCCCAGCCGCTTCACCTGGTCGAGCGCGCCGTCGGCGCCGAGCGTGTCCAGCACGGCGAGTCCGGCGGCGCACGCGACGGGGTTTCCGCCGAAGGTCGTCCCGTGCTGGCCGGGCTTGAGCAGGTCGGCCGCCGGGCCGAACGCCAGGGTCGCGCCGAGCGGCAGACCCCCGCCGAGCCCCTTGGCGAGCGTGACGACATCGGGCTCGACACTCTGGTGGGCCTGGTACTCGAACCAGTGCCCGGTCCGGCCGACACCCGTCTGGACCTCGTCGAGCACCAGCAGGGTGCCGGTCGCGCGGGTGATCTCCCGCGCCGCCTCCAGGTATCCCTTCGGCGGGACGACGACGCCGTTCTCCCCCTGGATGGGCTCGATGATCAGCAGCGCGGTCTCCTCGGTGACGGCGGCCCTGAGCGCGTCGGCGTCTCCGTACGGAACGTGCGTGACATCACCGGGCAGCGGCAGGAACGGCTCCCGCTTGCCCGGCTGCCCGGTGAGCCCGAGCGCGCCCATCGTGCGCCCGTGGAAGCCGCCGTCGGTGGCGACCATGTGCCCGCGGCCGGTGAGCCGGCCGATCTTGAACGCGGCCTCGTTCGCCTCGGCGCCGGAGTTGCAGAAGAAGACCCGGCCGGGGCGGTCGGCGAGGTCGATGAGCCGTTCGGCGAGGGCGACGGGCGGGCCGGCGACGTACAGGTTCGACACGTGCCCGAGGGAGGCGATCTGCCGGGAGACCGCCTCGACGACGGCGGGGTGCGCGTGTCCGAGGGCGTTCACTGCGATACCGGCGACGAAGTCGGTGTACGCGGTGCCGTCGGCGTCCCAGACGGTGGCCCCGTCGCCGCGCACGAGGGAGAGGGGCGGGGTGCCGTAGTTGTCGGCCATGACGTGCCGCCAGCGCCGCGCGAGCTCCTGGTTGCTGTCGTCGGTCATGATGCTCCCCCTTCTGTGAGCGGTGCGATCTCTGTCGGTTCGACCGGCTCCCGGCCGTCGGGGACGACCATCGTGCCGATGCCTTCGTCGGTGAAGATCTCCAGCAGGATCGAGTGCTGTACGCGGCCGTCGAGCACGCGGGCGGTGTTGACCCCGTTGCGCACGGCGAACAGACAGCCCTCCATCTTCGGCACCATGCCGCTGGACAGCTCGGGCAGCAGCTTCTCCAGCTCGGTCGCGGTGAGCCTGCTGATGACGTCGTCGTTGTTCGGCCAGTCCTCGTACAGGCCCTCGACGTCGGTGAGGACCATGAGCGTCTCGGCCCCGAGCGCCGCGGCGAGCGCGGCGGCGGCGGTGTCGGCGTTGACGTTGTAGACGTGTCCGTCGTCGGCGCTGCGCGCGATCGAGGAGATGACGGGGATACGGCCGTCGGCGAGCAGGGCCTCGATGGCGCCGGGGTCGATGGCGGTGATCTCCCCGACGCGGCCGATGTCGACGAGTTCGCCGTCGATACGGGGCCGGTGCCGGGTCGCCGAGATGGTGTGCGCGTCCTCGCCCGTCAAGCCGACGGCGAGCGGACCGTGCTGGTTGAGCAGTCCGACGAGTTCACGCTGGACCTGGCCGGCGAGCACCATCCGTACGACGTCCATCGCCTCGGGCGTGGTGACCCGCAGCCCGGCCTTGAACTCGCTGACCAGCCCGTGCCGGTCGAGCTGCGCGCTGATCTGGGGGCCGCCGCCGTGCACGACGACCGGCTTGAGGCCGGCCTGCCGCAGGAAGACGACGTCCTGGGCGAACGCGGCCTTGAGGTCCTCGTCCACCATGGCGTTGCCGCCGAACTTGATGACGACGATCTTGCCGTTGTGACGGGTGAGCCAGGGCAGCGCCTCGATGAGGATCTGCGCCTTGGGCAGGGCGGTGTGCTTGCGCGCGGTCATGAGCTGTACGCGCTGTTCTCGTGTACGTAGTCGGCGGTGAGGTCGTTGGTCCAGATGACCGCGGACTCCGTGCCGGCCGCGAGGTCGGCGGTGATCCGTACCTCCCGGAAGCGCATGTCGACGAGGTCGCGGTCGTCACCGACCGAGCCGTTCCTGCATACCCAGACGTCGTTGATGGCGACGTTCAGCCGGTCGGGGTCGAAGGCGGCGGAGGTCGTACCGATCGCCGACAGCACACGGCCCCAGTTGGGGTCCTCGCCGTGCAGTGCGCACTTGAGGAGGTTGTTACGGGCGACGGAGCGGCCGACCTCGACGGCGTCGTCCTCGGTCGCCGCGTTGATCACCTCGATACGGATGTCCTTGCTGGCGCCCTCGGCGTCGCCGATGAGCTGGCGGCCCAGGTCGTCGCAGACCGCGCGGACGGCCTCCGCGAACTCCGCCCGGCCGGGCGTCACCCGGGAGGCGCCGGAGGCGAGGAGCAGCACGGTGTCGTTGGTGGACATGCAGCCGTCGGAGTCGACCCGGTCGAAGGTGGTCCGGGTGGCGGCGCGCAGGGCCGAGTCGAGCGCGGGGCTGTCGACGTCGGCGTCGGTGGTGAGAACGACGAGCATGGTGGCGAGGCCGGGGGCGAGCATGCCGGCGCCCTTGGCCATCCCGCCGACGGTCCAGCCGTCGCCGCTCACGACGGCCGTCTTGTGCACGCTGTCGGTGGTCTTGATGGCGATGGCGGCCTTCTCGCCGCCGTGCGCGGAGAGTTCGGCGGCCGCCTTCTCGATGCCCGGCAGGAGCTTGTCCATCGGGAGGTTGATGCCGATGAGCCCGGTGGAGGCGACGGCGATCTCGCCGGGGCTGTGGCTCTCGGGGGCGGCCTGGTTGAGCACCTCGGCGGCCTTCTCGGCGGTGGCGTGGGTGTCCTGGAAGCCCTTGGGGCCCGTACAGGCGTTGGCACCACCGGAGTTGAGGACGACGGCGGAGATCCGGCCGCCCTTGACGACCTGCTCCGACCAGAGGACGGGGGCGGCCTTGACCCGGTTGGAGGTGAACACGCCGGCGGCGGCGCGGCGCGGGCCGGTGTTGACCACGAGGGCCAGGTCCGGGGTGCCGCTGTCCTTGATCCCGGCGGTGATGCCCGCCGCCGTGAATCCGCCTGCTGCGGTGACGCTCACTGCATCTCCTTGGTCGGGTGGGTGTTGGTGTCTCTCGCCCCGTTGGGGTGGCTGCTCACGGTGCGACTCCGGTGGCCGGGAGACCGGTCTCCTCGGGCAGCCCGAGCGCGATGTTCATGCTCTGGACCGCGCCGCCGGCGGTGCCCTTGGTGAGGTTGTCGATGGCGCTGATCGCGATGACGCGCCGGGCGTCCTCGTCGAGGACGACCTGGACCTGCGCGGTGTTGGAGCCGTACACGGACGCGGTCGCCGGCCACTGCCCCTCGGGCAGGAGCGTCACGAACGCCTCCTCGGCGAACGCCTTCTCGTACGCGCCGCGCACCTCCGCCGCGCTCACGTCCGGCCTCGCCTTCGCCGAGCAGGTGGCGAGGATGCCGCGTGACATGGGGGCGAGGGTGGGGGTGAAGGAGACACCGACGCGTTCCCCGGCCGCCGCGCTGAGGTTCTGGATCATCTCGGGGGTGTGCCGGTGTCCGCCGCCGACGCCGTACGGGCTCATGGAGCCCATGACCTCGGAGCCGAGCAGATGCGGCTTGACCGCCTTGCCCGCCCCGGAGGTACCGGTGGCGGCGGTGATGACGGCCTCGGGCTCCACGAGCCCCGCGCCGTACGCGGGGAAGAGCGCGAGCGAGACGGCCGTCGGATAGCAGCCGGGCACCGCGACGCGCCTGGACCCCTCCAACGCGGCGCGGGCGCCCGGCAGTTCGGGAAGCCCGTAGGGCCAGGTACCGGCATGGGCGGAGCCGTAGAACGCCTCCCAGTCGGCGGCGTCCTTCAGCCGGAAGTCCGCGCCCATGTCGACGACGAGCGCGTCGTCGCCGAGCCGCTCGGCTACGGCGGCGGACTGCCCGTGCGGCAACGCGAGAAAGACCACGTCGTGCCGGGCGAGGACCTCGGTGGTGGTGGGCTCCAGCACACGGTCGGCCAGCGGCCCGAGGTGGGGCTGGAGGGCACCGAGAAGTTGACCGGCATTAGAGTTGCCGGTCAGGGCGCCGATCACGACCCCGGGGTGCCCCAGGAGCAGCCGGAGCAATTCCCCGCCGGCGTATCCACTGGCTCCCGCCACCGCTGCACGTACTGCCATCGAAGCCCTCCTCGTCGATGGCATGACTATACGTAGCTTCGCAGCTTTATGCAATGACGATTTCCCGGCCGGGGTGGGCCGGAGCCGACGATGTCCGACCTGCCGAAGGCGGTCCACCCCGAGCCCGAGGACGTGTCGGCGAGTACGCCGGGCATCCGTCGCGTCATGTGCGCCGTCGACGACGTCGGGAACGCACGTGGGCCGAGTTCGGACGCCGGCCGGGCCGCCGCCGTACGGACCCATCGCGGGACGGGCGTTTTCCCGGCCCGGACGAGGCGGCGACGGCGTCCTGCGTACGGCACCGGATCCTGAGCGCGCTGCCGCACTGGGAGACCTGTGTCCGCTGCTCCGAGGAGTGGGGCTGAGAAATATCCGACCGGTTTCTCCTCCGCGTGTCGATCCGGGCCGCCGCCGTTCGTATGGACGGTGAGAGGTCGGCGAACCGTCGCCGACCACGCCCGCACCACCCGCACCACCCGCACCACCCGCACCGAGGAGGAACCGGAATGAAGCACTATCTGCTCAGCGTGATCCAGCCCGCCGGAGAACCGCCCGCCGCCGATGTCCTGGCGGAGATCGGCCGCAGTCTCGACGCCTTCCACGACGAGCTGAAGACCGCGGGCGGCTGGGTCTTCGCCGGCGGACTGCACTCCCCGGACACCGCCACCGTCGTACGGGTCGAGGACGGCCACGTGCTCATGACCGACGGGCCGTACACCGAGAGCAAGGAGTTTCTCGGCGGACTGTGCATCGTCCGCGCGCCCGATCTGGACGCGGCCCTCGAATGGGGGGCGAAGGCCACGCGTGCGACGACACTGCCCATCGAGGTGCGGCCGTTCCACGGCGAGACCGACAGCTGATGTCCGACTCCCCGGACGCTCCGGCGCGGGACACCGTCTCCCGGTCCGCGATCGAGCGCGTCTTCCGTACGGAGTACGGCCGGGCGGTGTCCGTCCTGGTCCGTGTCTTCGGCGACATCGACATCGCCGAGGAGGCGGTCCAGGACGCGTTCACCACGGCGCTCTCGCGCTGGCAGGACACCGGGGTCCCGCCGAGTCCGGCCGGCTGGATCATCACCACGGCGCGCAACCGGGCCATCGACCGGCTCCGCAGGGAAGCCACCCGCGCCGACCGTTACGCGCGGGCCGCGCTCCTGTACGCCCCCGACGGACCGGCCGAGGAGGGCCCCGTGCGTGACGACCGGCTCCGGTTGATCTTCACCTGCTGCCATCCCGCGCTGGCGCCCGCCGCCCGCGTCGCCCTCACCCTGCGGCTGCTCGGCGGCCTCACCACCGCGGAGATCGCCCATGCCTTCCTGGTGCCCGAACCGACCATGGCGCAGCGGCTCGTACGCGCCAAGGGCAAGATCCGCGACGCCGGGATCCCCTACCGGATCGCGCGCGACGCCGATCTGCCCGACCGGCTCGACGCGGTGCTGTCCGTCGTGTATCTGATCTTCAACGAGGGCTACGCGGCGAGTTCGGGCGACCGGCTCGTCCGTGACGACCTCTGTAAGGAGGCCGTCCGTCTCGGCCGGCTGCTGGTCGACCTCATGCCCGACGAGCCCGAGGCCCGGGGGCTGCTCGCGCTCATGCTGCTGATCGAGTCGCGCCGGGCCGCCCGTACCACCGCCGACGGAGGGCTCGTGCTCCTCGCCGACCAGGACCGCGACCGCTGGGACCGCGACCTCGTCACGGAGGGGCAGGCCCTGGTGCGGCAGTGTCTTCGGCGAGGCCGGCCGGGCCCGTACCAGATCCAGGCGGCGGTCAACGCCGTGCACAGCGACGCGCCGAGCGCCGCCGCGACGGACTGGGGGCAGATCCGCCGGCTGTACGACCAGTTGCTCGCCCTCGCTCCGGGTCCGGTCGTCGCCCTCAACAGGGCGGTCGCCGTGGCCGAGGTCGACGGGCCCGCCGCGGCGCTGACGCTCGTGGACGCCCTCGGGGCGGAACTCGACGGCTACCACGCGTTCCACGCCGTCCGCGCCGATCTGCTCGGACGCCTCGGCCGTCGCGGGGAGGCGGCGCAGGCGTACGCGGCGGCCGCCGCCCGGACGGAGAACGCCGCCGAGCGCGACTTCCTGCGGCGCCGCGAGAGCGAGTGCCGGCCCGGCCCGGCGCGCCCGCGGTGAGCGCTTGACTTCGAGAACACTCCAATACGTACCGTCGCCTCATGACTACTCCTCAGCACAGGATCGGATCAGGTTTCGGCGCGGCCAGCACCGCGGAGGAGGTTCTGCGGGGTGTCGACCTCGCCGGGAAACTCGCGGTCGTCACCGGCGGTTACTCGGGCCTCGGCCTGGAGACGACGCGCGCGCTGGCCGGCGCGGGCGCCCACGTCGTGGTGCCCGCCCGGCGGCGCGCCGTCGCCGGGGAAGCCGTCGCGGGGATCTCGGGAGCAGCCGGGAAGGTCGAGGTGGACGAGCTGGACCTCGGTGACCTCGACAGTGTCCGCGCCTTCGCCGAGAGGTTCCTGGCCTCGGGCCGCGGCATCGACATGATGATCGACAACGCCGGGATCATGGCATGCCCCGAGACCCGCGTCGGACTTGGCTGGGAGGCGCAGTTCGCGACCAACCACCTCGGCCACTACGCCCTGGTCAACCGCCTCTGGCCGGCGCTCGAGCGCGGCGGCGCCCGCGTCGTCTCGGTGTCGTCGGCGGGCCACCGCAGCTCCCCCATCCGCTGGGACGACGTGCAGTTCGAGCGGGGTTACGACAAGTGGCAGGCGTACGGGCAGGCGAAGACCGCCAACGTGCTGTTCGCCGTGCGGCTCGACGCGCTCGGCAGGGACTCCGGTGTACGGGCCTTCTCGCTGCACCCCGGTGGCATTCTCACGCCGCTCCAGCGTCACCTTCCCAAGGAGGAGATGGTCGCCCTCGGATGGATCGACGAGGAGGGCAACCCGCTGAACCGGTCGTTCAAGACGCCCGAGCAGGGGGCGGCCACACAGGTCTGGGCGGCGACCTCTCCTCAGCTGGCCGGCGCGGGCGGTGTGTACTGCGAGGACTGCGACATCGCCGAGCCCGCCGACGAGGCGGACTCCAAGGGCGGCGTACGCGAGTACGCGAAGGACCCCGAGCAGGCGGCGCGGCTCTGGGCGCTCTCCGCCGAACTCACGGGCGTCGACGCTTTCGCGGCGAAGGGCTGAGCGGTTCGAAGGTGACGGGGCGGAAGGACGGGTCGGCTCGGGATGTCCGCCGGTCCGTGGTCGTCCCGGCAGCCCGCACCGCGGTCACGGGTCACGACGCGCGGGCGTCGAGGCGCAGGCTCCAGCGGCCGGGGCCGCCCATGAGGGTCACCGTGGACAGGGGACGCACGTCCACGTTCCAGAAGCTCGGTGCGGGGGCGTGCAGGGCGTACACGAGCGCCGCCCTGATGACCGCCGGTTCGGCGACGGCCACGATGGCGGCGATGTCGTCGGCGGGTCGGGTGTCCAGCCAGCCGCCTATACGGGAGATGAACGCCAGCAGCGGTTCGCCGCCGTGCGGGGCCGAGCGCGGGTCGGCGAGCCAGGCGTCCACGGCGGCCGGTTCACGGGCGGCGACGTCCGCGAAGGTGCAGCCGCGCCAGCGGCCCATGTCGCAGTCCCGGAGGGCCGGCTGGACGAGGGGTGCGTAGCCGAGGGCCTCCCCGGTGGCGCGGCTGCGCGCGGTGGGCGAGCAGTAGCGCAGATCGGCGGCGGCCAGCGGCACGAGCGCGTGCGCGAGGAGCTGCACCTCGTGCCAGCCGGCCTGGTCGAGGGGGCGGTCGTCGTCGAAACGTTCGGCAAGTGGGGCTGAGCTGCGCGCTGCGGCGACCAACGTGACCCGAACACTCATGCCGGGATCGTGAGCCCGAAACCCGCACAGGTCAAGAGGGGGGCTGAAGGTCCGGAGTCATCCACATCAAGGGGTTTTCGAGGGACTTGAACCCCACTTTCTCGTAGACGCCGTGGGCGTGCTCCGTGGCCAGCAGCACGCGCCGCAGCCCCAGCGGGGCGAGGTGGTCGCGTGCGGCGGTGACCAGTTCGGTGCCGAGCCCCTTGCCCCGGGCGACGGGGGCGACGCACACGTCGCAGAGCCAGGCGAAGGTGGCGTGGTCGGTGACGACGCGGGCGTAGGCGACCTGTTCGCCCGACGCGGGGTCGCAGGCACCGAAGTTGAGCGACCCGGCGATCGCCCTGTCCTGGACACCGCGGTCCCGGCCGAGCGCCCAGGACGCGTCCGTCGACAGCCAGCGGTGGATCCGCTCGGCGTCGAGGCGCCCGGGGTCGGTGGAGATGTCGTACGCGGCGGAGGGCGTCGTCTCGGTCATGGCGGAAGGTTGCCGGCCGGGGCGCCGGTTGTCAGTGGCGGGTGCCACGATCGGCCCATGTGGTCAGCCCAGCACCTCGTCGCAGGCGGTACGCAGCCGCCGCACGCCGTCGGCGATCTCCTGCGCTCCCGCGACGGCCGCGTAGCCCAGCCGCAGGTGGCCGGCGGAGGGTTCGG
Proteins encoded in this window:
- a CDS encoding pyridoxamine 5'-phosphate oxidase family protein, which encodes MGKHYERIDGRIRTFIEQQPLFFTATAPRADDGHVNLSPKGRSGSLVVLDESTLAYLDFGGSGAETIAHLRENGRITLMWCAFTGPPKILRVHGRGEPVFRDDPRWGGYIARFGDADGPSARAIILVTAVRISDSCGFAVPFMDYREERTQHAEHFGRKSDDEFAAYCEKKEFVGVSLDGLPALPLPLPARTDTPAETLEPRTA
- a CDS encoding L,D-transpeptidase family protein, which produces MRVLRTLGSVLLAVTATVAAGPVVPSDTSVPLPERMADTGGGSQLITAEAATTGATTGRVTWWDRRGGRWVAAGSADARFGAGGLVRGTERRQGTSTTPTGLYDLPYAFGIRPAPKGTRYPYRPVTDRSWWCQDNDSRAYNRWVEGLPADCRAGEAEKLTDFGTQYAHALVIGFNYERPVRGRGAAIFLHVDGKGATAGCVSVPAGAMSRILAWADPGRSPHIAVGTESGRTALTNY
- a CDS encoding arginine repressor, with the protein product MTEAQAPEHNGIEANGTNGNGTHGAEGGNGAAEHSGPSVPQTRTARHRRIVDILNRQPVRSQSQLAKLLADDGLSVTQATLSRDLDELGAVKIRNTGGELIYAVPSEGGYRTPHAPLGESAKEERMRRLSGELLISAEASANLVVLRTPPGAAQFLASAIDQAELRPILGTIAGDDTLLLISRDPAGGQALADHLLRLAQKDG
- a CDS encoding acetylornithine transaminase, which encodes MTDDSNQELARRWRHVMADNYGTPPLSLVRGDGATVWDADGTAYTDFVAGIAVNALGHAHPAVVEAVSRQIASLGHVSNLYVAGPPVALAERLIDLADRPGRVFFCNSGAEANEAAFKIGRLTGRGHMVATDGGFHGRTMGALGLTGQPGKREPFLPLPGDVTHVPYGDADALRAAVTEETALLIIEPIQGENGVVVPPKGYLEAAREITRATGTLLVLDEVQTGVGRTGHWFEYQAHQSVEPDVVTLAKGLGGGLPLGATLAFGPAADLLKPGQHGTTFGGNPVACAAGLAVLDTLGADGALDQVKRLGERLRDGIEALGHPLVSHVRGAGLLLGIVLTGSLAPRVQQAAQDAGLLVNAPAPDVVRLMPPLIIGDDEVDTFLRALPGILDTAQGTDGDGRSGE
- the argB gene encoding acetylglutamate kinase, translating into MTARKHTALPKAQILIEALPWLTRHNGKIVVIKFGGNAMVDEDLKAAFAQDVVFLRQAGLKPVVVHGGGPQISAQLDRHGLVSEFKAGLRVTTPEAMDVVRMVLAGQVQRELVGLLNQHGPLAVGLTGEDAHTISATRHRPRIDGELVDIGRVGEITAIDPGAIEALLADGRIPVISSIARSADDGHVYNVNADTAAAALAAALGAETLMVLTDVEGLYEDWPNNDDVISRLTATELEKLLPELSSGMVPKMEGCLFAVRNGVNTARVLDGRVQHSILLEIFTDEGIGTMVVPDGREPVEPTEIAPLTEGGAS
- the argJ gene encoding bifunctional glutamate N-acetyltransferase/amino-acid acetyltransferase ArgJ, with the translated sequence MSVTAAGGFTAAGITAGIKDSGTPDLALVVNTGPRRAAAGVFTSNRVKAAPVLWSEQVVKGGRISAVVLNSGGANACTGPKGFQDTHATAEKAAEVLNQAAPESHSPGEIAVASTGLIGINLPMDKLLPGIEKAAAELSAHGGEKAAIAIKTTDSVHKTAVVSGDGWTVGGMAKGAGMLAPGLATMLVVLTTDADVDSPALDSALRAATRTTFDRVDSDGCMSTNDTVLLLASGASRVTPGRAEFAEAVRAVCDDLGRQLIGDAEGASKDIRIEVINAATEDDAVEVGRSVARNNLLKCALHGEDPNWGRVLSAIGTTSAAFDPDRLNVAINDVWVCRNGSVGDDRDLVDMRFREVRITADLAAGTESAVIWTNDLTADYVHENSAYSS
- the argC gene encoding N-acetyl-gamma-glutamyl-phosphate reductase — translated: MAVRAAVAGASGYAGGELLRLLLGHPGVVIGALTGNSNAGQLLGALQPHLGPLADRVLEPTTTEVLARHDVVFLALPHGQSAAVAERLGDDALVVDMGADFRLKDAADWEAFYGSAHAGTWPYGLPELPGARAALEGSRRVAVPGCYPTAVSLALFPAYGAGLVEPEAVITAATGTSGAGKAVKPHLLGSEVMGSMSPYGVGGGHRHTPEMIQNLSAAAGERVGVSFTPTLAPMSRGILATCSAKARPDVSAAEVRGAYEKAFAEEAFVTLLPEGQWPATASVYGSNTAQVQVVLDEDARRVIAISAIDNLTKGTAGGAVQSMNIALGLPEETGLPATGVAP
- a CDS encoding YciI family protein gives rise to the protein MKHYLLSVIQPAGEPPAADVLAEIGRSLDAFHDELKTAGGWVFAGGLHSPDTATVVRVEDGHVLMTDGPYTESKEFLGGLCIVRAPDLDAALEWGAKATRATTLPIEVRPFHGETDS
- a CDS encoding sigma-70 family RNA polymerase sigma factor, translating into MSDSPDAPARDTVSRSAIERVFRTEYGRAVSVLVRVFGDIDIAEEAVQDAFTTALSRWQDTGVPPSPAGWIITTARNRAIDRLRREATRADRYARAALLYAPDGPAEEGPVRDDRLRLIFTCCHPALAPAARVALTLRLLGGLTTAEIAHAFLVPEPTMAQRLVRAKGKIRDAGIPYRIARDADLPDRLDAVLSVVYLIFNEGYAASSGDRLVRDDLCKEAVRLGRLLVDLMPDEPEARGLLALMLLIESRRAARTTADGGLVLLADQDRDRWDRDLVTEGQALVRQCLRRGRPGPYQIQAAVNAVHSDAPSAAATDWGQIRRLYDQLLALAPGPVVALNRAVAVAEVDGPAAALTLVDALGAELDGYHAFHAVRADLLGRLGRRGEAAQAYAAAAARTENAAERDFLRRRESECRPGPARPR
- a CDS encoding SDR family NAD(P)-dependent oxidoreductase, with amino-acid sequence MTTPQHRIGSGFGAASTAEEVLRGVDLAGKLAVVTGGYSGLGLETTRALAGAGAHVVVPARRRAVAGEAVAGISGAAGKVEVDELDLGDLDSVRAFAERFLASGRGIDMMIDNAGIMACPETRVGLGWEAQFATNHLGHYALVNRLWPALERGGARVVSVSSAGHRSSPIRWDDVQFERGYDKWQAYGQAKTANVLFAVRLDALGRDSGVRAFSLHPGGILTPLQRHLPKEEMVALGWIDEEGNPLNRSFKTPEQGAATQVWAATSPQLAGAGGVYCEDCDIAEPADEADSKGGVREYAKDPEQAARLWALSAELTGVDAFAAKG
- a CDS encoding histidine phosphatase family protein produces the protein MSVRVTLVAAARSSAPLAERFDDDRPLDQAGWHEVQLLAHALVPLAAADLRYCSPTARSRATGEALGYAPLVQPALRDCDMGRWRGCTFADVAAREPAAVDAWLADPRSAPHGGEPLLAFISRIGGWLDTRPADDIAAIVAVAEPAVIRAALVYALHAPAPSFWNVDVRPLSTVTLMGGPGRWSLRLDARAS
- a CDS encoding GNAT family N-acetyltransferase, with translation MTETTPSAAYDISTDPGRLDAERIHRWLSTDASWALGRDRGVQDRAIAGSLNFGACDPASGEQVAYARVVTDHATFAWLCDVCVAPVARGKGLGTELVTAARDHLAPLGLRRVLLATEHAHGVYEKVGFKSLENPLMWMTPDLQPPS